One part of the Eucalyptus grandis isolate ANBG69807.140 chromosome 10, ASM1654582v1, whole genome shotgun sequence genome encodes these proteins:
- the LOC104423854 gene encoding scarecrow-like protein 14 yields the protein MNSEAKLSDLCSSGTLDGEGASNSDGNDFSKQILKYIRSMLMEENREDKPCFLYDPSVLWATEKSLHEVIVLGEKHPALPNHTSEFVCQNAPSTDVLFPRTSHDCSNSNGTSNIGCTDNFGEKQTLADSTENRGSTFLASPSTDCFYQSTDLYASRPSSNHPKGLANYVNLILATPTSEFPLQYDSLGASQRKGGLEEACKFLSWDTAGVDATNNGNMSVAIKKRGLKVGMDEEAQQQGPFNGMRGRKNDGREGNFNKQSAASTEEIEVSEMFDRILLCDEEPEPFASTDGKTSNAAVRNLSLVAHTQGSSGRKNRAKKAKNSEDMVDLRNLLILCAEAISAGDSRNASDLLQQIRLHSSPIGDASQRVAHAFADALDARLAGTPVQSMSKYLCQKRTPIGEILKIYHTHYKACPFNRIVISFANNMILKVAETAETLHIIDFGIKLGFQWPLLIQLLSRRPGGPPKLRLTGIELPEQGFKPEQRIVEVGCHLAKYCEQFGVPFEYNPIVSQHWETINVEELKIGRNEVLAVNCLYRFKCLLDETVVVNNPRDAVLKLIREMRPDIFVLSVVNGTFNSPFFVPRFRQALFHFSALYDMFDCNVSRDNNHRLLIERQFYGRQVTNVIACEGWERVERPETYKQWHARISKAGFKQCPMDKAMMKIYIDKLEAYHKDMVILKDSNWMLQGWKGRILYASSSWKPT from the coding sequence ATGAACTCAGAAGCTAAGCTGTCTGATTTGTGTAGCAGTGGGACCTTGGATGGAGAAGGAGCCTCCAACTCAGATGGCAATGATTTCTCCAAACAGATCCTCAAGTACATACGCAGCATGCTTATGGAGGAAAACAGGGAGGACAAACCTTGCTTTCTCTATGATCCATCGGTTCTATGGGCAACTGAGAAATCATTGCATGAGGTTATTGTTCTCGGTGAGAAACATCCTGCTTTACCTAATCATACCTCAGAGTTTGTTTGCCAAAATGCTCCGAGCACAGATGTTCTTTTTCCGAGAACAAGCCATGATTGCAGCAATAGCAATGGAACCAGCAACATTGGTTGCACAGACAACTTTGGGGAAAAACAGACACTTGCGGACAGCACAGAGAACAGAGGCTCTACATTTCTAGCTTCTCCTTCTACCGACTGTTTCTATCAGTCTACTGACTTGTACGCTTCACGACCATCCTCAAACCATCCAAAAGGCCTTGCCAACTATGTAAACTTGATTTTGGCCACTCCTACAAGTGAGTTTCCTCTTCAGTATGATTCCCTTGGAGCCTCGCAGCGCAAAGGAGGGCTTGAGGAAGCTTGTAAGTTTCTCTCCTGGGACACAGCGGGTGTTGATGCTACAAACAATGGCAATATGTCTGTAGCCATAAAGAAACGTGGGCTAAAAGTGGGAATGGATGAGGAGGCGCAGCAGCAAGGCCCTTTTAATGGTATGAGGGGAAggaagaatgatggaagggaaggGAATTTCAACAAACAATCAGCAGCTTCGACGGAAGAGATTGAAGTCTCAGAGATGTTTGACAGGATTTTGCTCTGTGACGAGGAGCCAGAGCCCTTCGCAAGTACTGATGGTAAAACGTCAAATGCAGCTGTCAGAAACTTGTCTCTGGTTGCACATACGCAGGGTTCTAGTGGTCGCAAGAATCGCGCTAAAAAGGCTAAGAACAGTGAGGACATGGTGGATTTGAGGAATCTCCTCATTCTTTGTGCTGAAGCCATCTCTGCTGGCGACAGCAGGAATGCTAGCGACCTACTACAGCAGATCAGGCTTCACTCCTCTCCCATTGGGGATGCGTCTCAAAGAGTGGCCCACGCCTTTGCAGATGCTCTTGATGCACGCTTGGCCGGAACCCCAGTTCAAAGCATGTCCAAATATTTGTGTCAAAAGAGGACGCCAATTGGTGAGATCCTAAAAATATACCACACTCATTATAAGGCCTGCCCTTTCAACAGGATTGTGATTTCGTTTGCAAATAACATGATTTTAAAAGTAGCTGAGACAGCAGAGACACTGCATATCATAGACTTTGGCATCAAGTTAGGTTTCCAGTGGCCACTCCTTATTCAGCTACTATCGAGGAGGCCTGGCGGTCCCCCGAAGCTTCGCCTCACAGGTATAGAGCTTCCTGAACAGGGTTTCAAACCTGAACAAAGAATAGTGGAAGTGGGTTGTCATTTGGCCAAGTACTGCGAGCAGTTTGGTGTTCCATTCGAGTATAATCCCATAGTTTCACAGCATTGGGAAACTATCAACGTTGAGGAACTGAAAATTGGCAGAAATGAGGTTCTTGCCGTAAACTGCCTTTACCGGTTCAAGTGTTTACTTGATGAGACAGTCGTCGTGAACAATCCTAGGGATGCTGTCTTGAAACTAATAAGGGAGATGAGACCAGATATATTTGTGCTGTCTGTTGTTAATGGAACTTTCAACTCTCCTTTCTTCGTTCCACGGTTTCGACAAGCACTCTTTCACTTCTCTGCACTGTATGATATGTTCGACTGCAATGTATCCCGTGACAACAATCACAGATTGCTCATCGAGAGGCAGTTTTATGGGCGGCAAGTCACCAATGTCATCGCATGTGAAGGCTGGGAGAGAGTGGAGAGGCCTGAAACCTACAAGCAGTGGCACGCACGGATCTCCAAGGCCGGGTTTAAGCAGTGTCCCATGGACAAAGCAATGATGAAGATATACATAGATAAACTGGAGGCTTACCACAAGGATATGGTGATTCTCAAAGACAGTAATTGGATGCTGCAGGGGTGGAAAGGAAGGATACTTTACGCATCATCTAGTTGGAAGCCTACTTAA
- the LOC104422485 gene encoding LOW QUALITY PROTEIN: scarecrow-like protein 33 (The sequence of the model RefSeq protein was modified relative to this genomic sequence to represent the inferred CDS: inserted 1 base in 1 codon): protein MIMEPHVTGFSGSPSALMFDNETLLPFPDQRANLANGFGRDGQSRDVGFVDKPFFPSDPRYCDSAPSSLVSVEADFPSEDSVSETVFRYINQMLLEEDMEEKSSMSHDPLALQAAEKSLHEALGETCRSEANPSPPFMERPDNNYSGNSSDYAKSRPSRNTSGSNFADHQWLGNFGDGRNYMRRSSVIGDLIFQSTVNAHVQPSSSVPNSFLSNGNRTNASLGSGPLFPNFLTGSQSVLQFQRGMEEASKFLPKGTQLFIDPEKSSENSWFKEKKSLNVVNLEEDESDILPLSGIRGKKNHQREDSEFEDERSNKQTAVYVDDIDTELSEMMDKMLLFKIKGRSRDSNADESSGKEVNESLRRSRRTHAADGGKFHDNTPTPTSNVTEMVDLRTLLILCAQAVSSDDRRTADDYLKQIRQHASPFGDGSQRLAHYFANGLEARLGGTGSQIYASLGSKKTSAVDILKVHHICRMACPFEKMANVFANYMIMDLAEKATTLHIIDFGILCGFQWPVFIFLLSRRTGGPPKLRITGIKFPQRGFRPAERVQVTGRHLAKLCKQFNVPFEYNGIAQEWDTIKIGDLKIRKGETIAVNTMFRFKNLLDETVVLNNPRDSVLNLIRKIRPHLFVQAIVNGSFSVPFFVTRFREALFHYSALFDAFDTNLERYNRMRLMYEKEFFGREAINVIACEGTERVERPETYKQWQVRNKRAGFKQLPLAPALMKKLRSKLXEFHDDFMVDEDGLWMLQGWKGRILHASSCWVPT from the exons ATGATTATGGAGCCGCACGTCACGGGATTCTCCGGCTCCCCGAGCGCCTTAATGTTCGACAACGAGACCCTCTTGCCATTTCCGGATCAGCGCGCGAACTTGGCGAATGGGTTCGGTCGCGACGGCCAGTCTCGGGATGTTGGCTTCGTGGACAAACCCTTCTTTCCTTCCGACCCTAGGTATTGCGATTCTGCTCCGTCTTCGCTCGTGAGTGTGGAGGCGGATTTCCCGTCCGAGGATAGCGTCTCCGAGACTGTGTTCAGGTACATAAATCAAATGCTTTTGGAGGAGGACATGGAGGAGAAGTCCTCTATGTCTCATGACCCTTTGGCTCTCCAGGCGGCTGAGAAGTCGCTCCATGAAGCTCTTGGCGAGACGTGCCGGTCTGAAGCGAACCCTTCCCCTCCATTCATGGAGAGGCCGGACAATAATTATTCAGGAAACAGTAGTGACTATGCTAAGAGCAGGCCTTCTAGGAATACCAGCGGCAGCAACTTTGCTGATCATCAATGGCTCGGGAATTTTGGGGACGGCAGAAATTATATGCGGCGATCTTCTGTCATAGGAGACTTAATTTTTCAGTCCACTGTGAATGCTCATGTTCAACCATCCTCTTCTGTACCAAATAGCTTCCTGAGTAATGGTAATAGGACAAATGCATCATTAGGGAGTGGCCCTTTGTTCCCTAACTTCTTGACCGGGAGCCAATCGGTATTGCAGTTCCAGAGAGGTATGGAGGAAGCTAGCAAATTTCTTCCCAAAGGTACGCAGTTATTTATCGATCCAGAGAAAAGCAGTGAGAACTCATGGtttaaggaaaagaaatcaCTGAATGTGGTTAACTTGGAGGAGGATGAAAGTGACATTTTGCCTCTCAGTGGAATTAGGGGAAAGAAGAACCACCAGAGGGAGGATTCAGAATTTGAAGATGAGAGGAGTAACAAGCAGACAGCagtgtatgttgatgacatcgACACCGAGCTATCCGAGATGATGGATAAAATGCTACTCTTTAAAATTAAAGGCAGGAGTCGAGATTCGAATGCTGATGAATCCTCTGGAAAAGAAGTAAATGAATCTTTACGACGGAGTAGACGGACACACGCTGCTGACGGTGGGAAGTTTCATGATAACACACCAACCCCAACCAGCAATGTGACAGAGATGGTGGATCTCAGAACTTTGTTGATCCTTTGTGCACAAGCTGTCTCTTCTGATGATCGAAGGACTGCTGATGACTATCTAAAGCAGATTCGGCAGCATGCTTCCCCTTTTGGTGATGGATCTCAGAGGTTGGCACATTACTTTGCCAATGGCCTCGAGGCACGCTTAGGAGGCACTGGTTCTCAGATCTATGCTTCTCTAGGGTCTAAAAAAACATCAGCGGTCGATATTTTGAAAGTACACCACATTTGTCGTATGGCCTGCCCGTTTGAGAAAATGGCAAATGTCTTTGCAAACTATATGATCATGGATTTAGCTGAGAAAGCAACAACGCTTCATATTATCGACTTTGGAATCTTATGTGGTTTCCAATGGccagttttcatctttcttctctccagGAGGACAGGCGGGCCACCCAAACTGCGTATTACAGGGATAAAGTTTCCCCAGCGTGGTTTTCGACCAGCAGAAAGAGTTCAGGTGACAGGACGCCACTTGGCAAAGTTGTGCAAGCAATTCAATGTTCCATTTGAGTACAATGGAATTGCTCAGGAATGGGATACTATCAAAATCGGGGATCTCAAAATAAGGAAGGGCGAGACCATTGCTGTGAATACCATGTTTCGGTTTAAAAATCTCCTTGATGAGACGGTTGTCTTGAATAATCCCAGGGATTCTGTTCTGAatttaatcagaaaaataagGCCGCATCTCTTTGTGCAGGCCATTGTCAATGGATCTTTTAGTGTCCCCTTCTTTGTAACAAGGTTCCGTGAGGCTCTCTTTCACTACTCTGCATTGTTTGATGCATTTGATACTAATTTAGAGAGGTATAACCGGATGAGACTGATGTATGAGAAAGAGTTCTTTGGCCGAGAAGCTATAAATGTCATTGCATGTGAGGGGACGGAGAGGGTTGAGAGGCCGGAGACATATAAGCAATGGCAGGTTCGCAATAAGAGGGCTGGGTTCAAGCAATTGCCACTGGCCCCAGCACTTATGAAGAAATTGCGATCTAAGT GGGAGTTCCATGATGATTTCATGGTCGATGAAGATGGCCTCTGGATGCTGCAGGGGTGGAAGGGCCGAATCCTGCATGCTTCATCTTGTTGGGTACCCACCTAG